A region from the Hydra vulgaris chromosome 08, alternate assembly HydraT2T_AEP genome encodes:
- the LOC136084327 gene encoding uncharacterized protein LOC136084327 — MADESRSQPLTEIAGKIDFIRNVYYVIIDTLKCQLSSRRQAYEKISDIYGCIPTLYKTPSSIVIRNTCETLAKYFIDDVENSSLLIDECILFLKLISSDKNVKSVLSMYKYIKTEELECMFPNLEVVKRMYLSTAVSNSSVKRTFSVLKRVKSYLRSTMKEERLNALAIFSIEAELVEKLDFNNTINTFAHQKARKRKV, encoded by the coding sequence aTGGCTGATGAATCAAGATCTCAACCTCTCACAGAAATCGCAgggaaaattgattttattagaaatgtATATTATGTGATCATTGATACTCTTAAATGTCAACTTAGTTCAAGAAGACAAGcttatgaaaaaatatcagATATTTATGGGTGTATACCCACATTGTATAAAACACCGAGTTCTATTGTTATAAGGAACACATGTGAAACTttggcaaaatattttattgatgatGTTGAAAACTCAAGCTTACTTATAGATGagtgtattctttttttaaaattaatttcctcggataaaaatgtaaaatctgtTCTCTCTATGTATAAGTACATCAAGACCGAAGAATTAGAGTGTATGTTTCCAAATTTAGAAGTAGTTAAGCGTATGTACCTTAGTACAGCAGTTTCAAACAGCTCAGTCAAAAGAACTTTTTCTGTACTTAAAAGAGTAAAATCCTACTTGAGGTCAACCATGAAGGAGGAAAGACTGAATGCATTAGCAATATTTAGCATTGAAGCAGAATTGGttgaaaaattagattttaataatactattaacaCATTTGCCCAtcaaaaagcaagaaaaagaaaagtataa